A region of Carassius auratus strain Wakin chromosome 41, ASM336829v1, whole genome shotgun sequence DNA encodes the following proteins:
- the LOC113059675 gene encoding cyclin-dependent kinase 1 codes for MAYSTQTLAGGCFGKIYKEKYGDTWAALKRVPIGLISKQQLERECRVYRNARHTNVVRLLGDPWLKDSKWNIPLEFISGEDLEMTIFKVQLSKIQLTPAVKATIITGMCEGLLFLHTKDIVHQDLKPDNIMVEHQTHRAVIIDLGLAKFFRNGLSSAVNLGNEAYSAPEILQMNGVRDKRSDVWAMGKIIAELCARIRLPTQFVSPVKIRETLKDQPYCNPVSRMVEPNPNYRSTMAGVIADIRRAPSAQPTDIRPKDITRDITKDVTRDVTKDVTRDVTRDITRDVTRDITRDVTRDIKRDITVTHGNDIRPNQKWYPAGPSVPKELNKPQALYYRQSPPQQREMGKAIVPVKGEALNKQLSLMSFPCPLPETGRVTQESYIEENGALVYKEIVTKDGRIVKYEKVQITKDS; via the exons ATGGCGTACTCCACACAAACACTGGCTGGAGGCTGCTTTGGAAAAATATACAAGGAGAAGTATGGAGACACATGGGCTGCTCTGAAGAGAGTTCCTATAGGACTCATCAGCAAacaacagctggagagagaatgCCGAGTTTAtcg TAATGCTCGGCATACAAACGTGGTGAGGCTTCTCGGTGATCCTTGGCTGAAAGACTCCAAGTGGAACATTCCTTTGGAGTTCATCTCTGGGGAAGATCTTGAGATGACCATCTTCAAAGTACAGCTTTCTAAAATACAG CTGACTCCAGCAGTGAAAGCCACAATCATCACTGGCATGTGTGAAGGATTGTTGTTTCTGCACACTAAAGACATCGTCCACCAAGACCTCAAACCTGATAACATTATG GTGGAGCATCAAACCCATCGTGCCGTGATCATTGATCTAGGACTTGCTAAATTCTTTCGAAATGGACTCTCCTCTGCAGTAAACTTGGGCAATGAAGCATACTCTGCACCAGAGATCCTACAGATGAACGGTGTTCGTGACAAGCGTTCAGACGTTTGGGCCATGGGCAAAATCATAGCTGAACTCTGTGCCAGGATCAGGTTACCCACCCAGTTTGTCTCTCCCGTCAAGATTCGTGAAACTCTAAAAGACCAGCCGTACTGTAATCCAGTATCCAGAATGGTGGAACCCAATCCCAATTACAGAAGTACTATGGCTGGAGTCATTGCAGACATCAGGAGAGCTCCTTCAGCTCAACCAACAGACATTAGACCAAAAGACATCACAAGAGACATTACAAAAGACGTTACAAGAGATGTTACAAAAGACGTTACAAGAGACGTTACAAGAGACATCACAAGAGACGTTACAAGAGACATCACAAGAGACGTTACAAGGGACATCAAAAGAGACATCACAGTGACACATGGAAATGACATAAGGCCTAATCAAAAGTGGTATCCAGCAGGACCTTCTGTTCCTAAAGAGTTAAATAAACCTCAAGCTTTATATTATCGACAGAGTCCACCTCAACAGAGAGAGATGGGAAAGGCAATAGTACCGGTTAAGGGTGAGGCCTTGAATAAGCAGCTGTCCCTGATGTCATTTCCTTGTCCTCTCCCAGAAACCGGGAGAGTGACTCAGGAAAGCTACATCGAGGAGAATGGAGCTCTAGTATATAAAGAGATCGTCACGAAGGACGGGAGAATCGTTAAGTATGAGAAAGTGCAAATAACCAAAGATTCTTAA